Proteins co-encoded in one Stutzerimonas stutzeri genomic window:
- a CDS encoding response regulator has product MAKTILIVDDSLSMRQLVKMTLTGAGHQVIEAVDGKDALTKLNGQKINLIISDVNMPNLDGIGLVKAVKANAAYRFTPIVMLTTESEQGKKAEGQAAGAKAWIVKPFQPQQLLTAVDKLVG; this is encoded by the coding sequence ATGGCCAAGACCATTCTCATCGTCGACGACTCGCTCTCCATGCGCCAGTTGGTGAAGATGACCCTCACCGGTGCGGGCCACCAGGTGATCGAAGCCGTCGATGGCAAGGACGCGCTGACCAAGCTCAACGGGCAGAAGATCAACCTGATCATCAGCGACGTGAACATGCCCAACCTCGATGGCATCGGCCTGGTCAAGGCGGTCAAGGCCAACGCGGCCTACCGCTTCACGCCCATCGTCATGCTCACCACCGAAAGCGAGCAGGGCAAGAAGGCAGAAGGCCAGGCCGCGGGCGCCAAGGCCTGGATCGTCAAGCCGTTCCAGCCGCAGCAACTGCTGACCGCTGTCGACAAGCTGGTCGGCTGA
- a CDS encoding histidine kinase, with the protein MAALHAGLVVLGGIWLSARLPAASSWSLLIVLVLSTTVMWLAGHAIARSALNEQPATGGLALADVSHSSQRSLASDVDQASAYPPRIYERMVASLPDGVVIIRNGQIRYRNAAAEQLFNPSHQASPAAGNLDRYIMAQQRPLEAERLSRLQCGVIDPVCFRHVTLLRSDGSPFQAEVSELLLENDGHHDVLLLLRDISESERMRAELEQANLRLQHLSQRLMEVQESQRRQLARDLHDDIGQQLTGLKLHLQRLGTSLAHEPALAARVSHLSDAADEALHKVRSLSLALHPLQLETLGLQAAVHWHLSRFLEAAHTRWSLKFDGETVDLSPDIALVAFRIVQEAVNNVARHARASCVDVCIHRTENALRVEVVDDGVGFDCKAARARAESLGLTSMEERVAALSGDLHIASLSGVGTRVSVNLPIADRTPRNGVHA; encoded by the coding sequence ATGGCCGCCTTGCATGCGGGACTCGTCGTGCTGGGCGGGATCTGGCTCAGCGCACGGCTGCCGGCCGCGAGCTCCTGGTCGCTGCTGATCGTGCTAGTGCTCTCGACCACCGTCATGTGGCTGGCAGGCCATGCCATCGCGCGCTCGGCGCTGAACGAGCAACCTGCTACGGGTGGGTTGGCATTGGCAGACGTCAGCCATTCATCGCAGCGTTCCCTGGCCTCGGATGTCGACCAGGCGAGCGCCTACCCGCCACGCATCTATGAACGGATGGTCGCCAGCCTTCCGGACGGCGTGGTGATCATCCGCAACGGGCAGATCCGCTACCGCAACGCCGCGGCGGAGCAGCTGTTCAATCCGTCGCACCAGGCATCGCCTGCAGCCGGCAACCTGGACCGTTACATCATGGCGCAGCAGCGACCGCTCGAAGCCGAGCGGCTCAGCCGGCTGCAATGCGGCGTGATCGATCCGGTGTGCTTTCGCCATGTCACCCTGCTGCGCTCGGACGGCAGCCCGTTCCAGGCCGAGGTGAGCGAGCTGCTGCTGGAGAACGACGGGCACCATGATGTCCTGCTTCTGCTACGCGACATCAGCGAGTCGGAACGAATGCGCGCCGAACTGGAGCAGGCCAATCTGCGCCTGCAGCATCTGTCGCAGCGCCTGATGGAAGTCCAGGAGAGCCAGCGCCGTCAGCTCGCACGTGACCTGCACGACGACATCGGCCAGCAGCTCACCGGTCTCAAGCTGCACCTGCAGCGCCTGGGCACTTCGCTGGCGCACGAACCGGCACTGGCTGCGCGGGTCTCACACCTGAGTGATGCCGCCGACGAAGCGCTCCACAAGGTACGCAGCCTGTCACTCGCCCTGCATCCCCTGCAACTGGAGACACTGGGCCTGCAGGCGGCGGTGCACTGGCATCTGTCGCGATTTCTCGAAGCCGCGCATACCCGCTGGTCGCTTAAGTTCGACGGCGAAACGGTCGACCTTTCCCCGGACATTGCATTGGTCGCGTTCCGTATCGTCCAGGAAGCGGTCAACAACGTCGCGCGTCACGCCCGCGCCAGCTGCGTGGATGTGTGCATCCACCGTACCGAGAACGCCTTGCGGGTCGAAGTGGTTGACGATGGCGTAGGCTTCGATTGCAAAGCGGCACGCGCGCGCGCCGAAAGTCTGGGGCTGACCAGCATGGAAGAACGCGTCGCCGCACTGAGCGGAGACCTGCACATAGCAAGCCTCAGCGGGGTTGGCACGCGGGTATCGGTGAACCTGCCGATCGCAGACCGCACCCCGCGCAACGGAGTACACGCATGA
- a CDS encoding response regulator, with protein MKRVALIDDHGLVRAGLRALVQDQPGYEVVAEGADGSEVHGILSRLEPDILLLDISMKHMSGLDALRQWRMEFPNVQILILSMHTTADYVLQALRLGASGYLLKDAAAQELELALGALSRNESYLSPGIAQTVIQSAVIEGGQRPQPAAPALTPRQLEILRLIVRGVSTREIANGLGLSVKTVDAHRAQIMDRLNLHDVPSLVLYALRKGLVSAED; from the coding sequence ATGAAACGGGTAGCACTGATCGACGATCATGGACTGGTCAGGGCAGGCCTACGGGCGCTGGTACAGGACCAGCCGGGTTACGAAGTCGTCGCCGAAGGGGCCGACGGAAGCGAGGTACACGGGATTCTGTCTCGGCTCGAGCCGGACATCCTGCTGCTGGATATCAGCATGAAGCATATGAGTGGACTGGACGCCCTGCGCCAATGGCGTATGGAGTTTCCCAACGTTCAGATTCTGATCCTGTCGATGCACACCACGGCGGACTACGTGCTGCAAGCGCTGCGCCTGGGCGCCAGCGGTTACTTGCTCAAGGACGCCGCGGCGCAGGAGCTGGAGCTGGCATTGGGCGCGCTGTCGCGCAACGAGTCGTACCTGAGCCCGGGCATCGCGCAGACGGTGATCCAGTCGGCGGTGATCGAAGGCGGCCAGCGCCCTCAGCCCGCTGCGCCCGCCTTGACGCCGCGGCAGCTGGAGATCTTGCGGCTGATCGTGCGCGGCGTTTCGACACGCGAGATCGCCAATGGGCTGGGTCTGAGCGTGAAAACGGTCGATGCGCATCGGGCACAGATCATGGATCGCCTGAACTTGCACGACGTACCGTCGCTGGTCCTCTATGCATTGCGCAAGGGCCTGGTCAGCGCAGAAGACTGA
- a CDS encoding STAS domain-containing protein: MLEINYDRSVEPARLRLSGSLTIYEVGEAHTTLLGMLGKTDASPCLLDLEALEELDTAGAQLLLATQRHFEAAGGSLKVQGPAAAVTEVLELLRLETLYPDVLLAHR, translated from the coding sequence ATGCTCGAAATCAACTACGACCGCAGCGTTGAGCCAGCCCGGCTTCGACTGTCCGGCAGCCTGACCATCTACGAGGTGGGCGAGGCGCACACGACCTTGCTCGGCATGCTGGGCAAGACCGATGCGAGCCCCTGTCTGCTCGATCTCGAAGCGCTGGAAGAACTCGACACCGCCGGTGCGCAGCTGTTGCTCGCGACCCAGCGTCATTTCGAGGCCGCTGGCGGCAGCTTGAAGGTGCAGGGCCCGGCCGCCGCGGTGACCGAGGTGCTCGAGCTGTTGCGCCTGGAAACCCTGTACCCCGATGTCCTACTGGCCCATCGCTGA
- a CDS encoding methyl-accepting chemotaxis protein: protein MFAYPALWIGIATGLAGLAIGSPWIVGAGSAICVASAVALRPRAARALAGPEPMTAPTVAVPAVEPLLSAVLPTWDKNLGQVRDIQQTSVRQLFEHFAGLSDRLSQTLSNSDNVIGGDGMTSSLRQAQNRLNEVTSAFHAASGRKAELLGTISDLNSYASELQSMAKHVQDIASQTNLLALNAAIEAARAGDYGRGFSVVADEVRKLSTLSAETGQRMGNKVSEINQAIRATVTAADELTTSERDNLSYLDSVAGDVMQGLGQSLNELSVTSLQLQQETRVTRATIEEIVVHLQFQDRTDQMLDHLQHDMQRLDQAVRAGDDRVNDPQRWLRELHQHFTTDEERHGKARSKSSGDDVTFF from the coding sequence GTGTTCGCCTACCCTGCACTTTGGATTGGAATTGCCACCGGGCTCGCTGGCCTGGCCATCGGCTCGCCCTGGATCGTCGGCGCGGGCAGCGCCATTTGCGTGGCCAGCGCGGTTGCGCTCAGGCCGCGCGCCGCGCGTGCGCTGGCCGGCCCTGAGCCCATGACTGCGCCAACGGTTGCCGTCCCGGCGGTCGAACCCCTGCTCAGCGCCGTGTTGCCAACCTGGGACAAGAACCTGGGTCAGGTTCGCGACATCCAGCAAACCAGCGTGCGCCAGCTGTTCGAACATTTCGCCGGACTTTCGGATCGACTCAGCCAGACGCTGAGCAACTCCGACAATGTGATCGGCGGCGATGGCATGACCAGCAGCCTGCGTCAGGCGCAGAACCGCTTGAACGAAGTGACGTCGGCGTTTCACGCCGCCAGCGGTCGCAAGGCCGAGCTGCTGGGCACCATCTCCGACCTCAACAGCTACGCCAGCGAACTGCAGTCCATGGCCAAGCACGTCCAGGACATTGCCAGCCAGACCAACCTGCTCGCACTCAATGCCGCTATCGAAGCGGCCCGTGCCGGCGACTACGGCCGTGGTTTCTCGGTGGTCGCTGACGAGGTGCGCAAGCTGTCCACCCTGTCGGCCGAGACCGGCCAGCGGATGGGCAACAAGGTCAGCGAGATCAACCAGGCGATCCGCGCCACCGTGACCGCCGCCGACGAGCTGACCACCAGCGAGCGCGACAACCTCAGCTACCTCGACAGCGTCGCCGGTGACGTCATGCAAGGCCTGGGGCAGAGCCTCAACGAGCTTTCGGTCACCTCGCTGCAGCTGCAGCAGGAGACCCGTGTCACCCGCGCGACCATCGAGGAGATCGTCGTTCACCTGCAGTTCCAGGACCGCACCGACCAGATGCTCGATCACCTGCAACACGACATGCAGCGGCTCGACCAGGCCGTGCGTGCCGGCGACGACCGGGTGAACGACCCGCAGCGTTGGCTGCGCGAGCTGCACCAGCACTTCACCACCGACGAGGAGCGTCACGGCAAGGCCCGTAGCAAGAGCTCCGGCGACGACGTGACCTTTTTCTGA